From the genome of Tissierellales bacterium:
CACTAGCGCTCCTACTGAATTTGTGCCTTGTGTATTTGATATATCATAGGCTTCTATCCTTTTTAGATCTACTTCATCAATTTTTAAAATATCAGCTAAGGATTTTATTCCATTTTTAGCTAATGCAGCTTGTTTTTTATGTCTATCTAAATGTTTATTTAGAGTTTCAAGTGCATTTAAGTGCACTAGTTTTATCAGATTATTTTTTATACCCTTTTGAGGCACTTTCAATTTTACTTTTCTTTCTTTTTTCGTTCTAAGCCACTCTTCTATTGTGTCTTGATCGTCCATAGGCTCTTCTGAATAAATCTCCAATGGAATGTAAGCTTCTCCTGCATAAAATTGTTTTATAAATGCAGACATTATAGAACTTCTATCCTCACTTTCTACCTCAGTGAACATAAAGTGTTCTCTCCCTACTATCTTTCCTTGTCTCACAAAAAATATCTGAACACATGCATCAGTTTGACCCTTTGCTAGACCTATGACATCTTGGTCTTTCCCTGCAAGCTGAGTTGCTTTCTGTTCTTCTTTTAGTGTTTCTATCGCCTTTATCTGATCTCTATATTCGGCAGCTTTTTCAAAATCTAATTTCATTGATGCTTCTTTCATGGACTGCATAAGCTTTTTGATGATTCCATCTTCTTTCCCTTCCAAGAACATTCTGATATCGTCAACTATTTTTCTGTAATCTTCGACATCTATATTCCCCTGACAAGGGCCTAGGCATCTTCCGATATGGTAGTTTAGACACGGTCTCTCCAAAACTTTTTCTCCATTTAATCTAAGTTTACAAGTTCTTAGAGGATATGTCTTTCTAATCATTTCCAAAATATCGTTTACTGCCTTACCACTAGGATATGGTCCATAGTACTTTGCACCATCTTTTTTTATCTCTCGAGTTTTAAACACCCTCGGATATTTTTCTTTTACAGATATCTTTATATAGGGGTATTGCTTATCGTCTTTTAGCAATATATTATAAGTCGGTTGATGCTTTTTTATTAGATTTGCTTCTAATATCAAGGCTTCTACTTCATTGTCTGTTATAATATATTCGAATTCATCTATTCGTTCAGCCAGTGCTTTTACTTTTGAATTGCTTTTTTGATTAGATGCTTGAAAATATTGCCTAACTCTATTTTTTAATGAAATGGCTTTCCCAACATAAATAACCTGCCCATGATTATCTTTCATGATATACACGCCAGGTTTTTGAGGAAGTTTCTTCAATTCTTCACTTATATCAAATTGTCCCATCTAACTCACTCCAATTTCAAAGATTTCCGTCCTGATAAACTGGAT
Proteins encoded in this window:
- the uvrC gene encoding excinuclease ABC subunit UvrC, producing the protein MGQFDISEELKKLPQKPGVYIMKDNHGQVIYVGKAISLKNRVRQYFQASNQKSNSKVKALAERIDEFEYIITDNEVEALILEANLIKKHQPTYNILLKDDKQYPYIKISVKEKYPRVFKTREIKKDGAKYYGPYPSGKAVNDILEMIRKTYPLRTCKLRLNGEKVLERPCLNYHIGRCLGPCQGNIDVEDYRKIVDDIRMFLEGKEDGIIKKLMQSMKEASMKLDFEKAAEYRDQIKAIETLKEEQKATQLAGKDQDVIGLAKGQTDACVQIFFVRQGKIVGREHFMFTEVESEDRSSIMSAFIKQFYAGEAYIPLEIYSEEPMDDQDTIEEWLRTKKERKVKLKVPQKGIKNNLIKLVHLNALETLNKHLDRHKKQAALAKNGIKSLADILKIDEVDLKRIEAYDISNTQGTNSVGALVVFENGTKKQSDYRRFKIRTVEGSDDYGSMQEVLYRRFRNYIEKNDKFSALPDLIMMDGGKGQINIAEGIISQLGLDIKICGLVKDNKHRTRGIIYKNEEITIDKHSEAFKLITRIQDEVHRFAISYHRSLRDKNMVKSELDNIEGIGPKRKKALFKEFKTLSNMKKQSIESLSEVDGMNKKSAEAVYRYFRK